The following are encoded in a window of Solibacillus sp. FSL R7-0668 genomic DNA:
- the murD gene encoding UDP-N-acetylmuramoyl-L-alanine--D-glutamate ligase → MIQYEGLQAKKVLVLGLAKSGVAAAELLHKLGAFVTVNDAKPFDANSDAQALLAKGITVICGRHPEDLLDEGFEFVVKNPGIPYTNPIVADAVGRGLPVLTEVELAYLVSEAPFIGITGSNGKTTTTTIIFEMLQQGQLKPLIAGNIGTVACGVAAEAKPDNIIVTELSSFQLMGTRDFRPRIAILTNLYEAHLDYHGTFEEYAEAKFGVTKNQTAEDYFIYNADQEIVVEYAKKSKAQLIPFTTKGRSEVGISADAETIYWQGEAILKRAHIVLPGKHNLENILCAVAAAKLSNCPIEAIEQVLATFAGVRHRTQFVREWQGRKIYNDSKATNVLATKSALAAFTAPIVLLAGGLDRGHSFEELRADMKGVKAVVAFGETALRFIEFAKSCGVEKIVRAIDVEDAVGYAAKMSDAGDIILLSPACASWDQHESFEIRGDLFIERVMKLS, encoded by the coding sequence ATGATTCAGTATGAGGGATTACAGGCAAAAAAAGTTTTAGTACTAGGATTAGCGAAAAGCGGTGTCGCTGCAGCTGAGCTTTTGCATAAGCTAGGCGCGTTTGTAACCGTTAACGATGCGAAACCATTTGATGCAAATTCCGATGCACAGGCGTTATTAGCAAAGGGAATTACCGTGATTTGTGGGCGTCACCCAGAAGATTTATTGGATGAGGGCTTTGAATTTGTCGTAAAAAACCCAGGTATTCCCTATACCAATCCAATCGTAGCAGATGCAGTAGGTCGAGGGTTGCCAGTGCTCACAGAGGTAGAACTTGCATATTTAGTAAGTGAGGCCCCATTTATCGGCATTACCGGTTCCAATGGTAAAACGACGACGACAACGATCATTTTTGAAATGCTTCAACAAGGTCAGTTAAAACCGTTAATTGCAGGGAATATCGGAACGGTAGCATGTGGTGTCGCAGCAGAAGCAAAGCCCGACAATATTATTGTCACAGAACTCTCTTCGTTCCAATTAATGGGGACACGTGATTTTCGTCCACGCATTGCGATTTTAACCAATTTATATGAAGCGCATTTAGATTATCATGGGACATTTGAAGAGTATGCGGAGGCAAAGTTTGGTGTAACAAAAAACCAAACAGCTGAAGATTATTTTATCTATAATGCCGACCAAGAAATTGTCGTTGAGTATGCCAAAAAGTCAAAGGCACAACTTATTCCATTCACAACAAAGGGTCGCTCGGAAGTGGGCATTAGTGCAGATGCTGAAACAATCTATTGGCAAGGCGAGGCGATTTTAAAACGCGCGCATATCGTTTTACCGGGTAAACATAATTTGGAGAATATTTTGTGTGCAGTTGCGGCAGCGAAATTATCGAACTGTCCAATCGAGGCCATTGAACAAGTGCTTGCAACATTTGCGGGTGTTCGTCACCGTACGCAATTTGTTCGCGAATGGCAAGGGCGTAAAATTTATAATGACTCCAAAGCGACAAATGTTTTGGCTACGAAAAGTGCACTAGCAGCCTTTACAGCACCGATTGTGTTATTAGCAGGAGGTTTAGATCGAGGGCATTCATTTGAAGAGCTACGAGCAGACATGAAGGGTGTGAAGGCTGTCGTTGCATTTGGTGAAACCGCGTTACGCTTTATCGAATTTGCTAAGAGTTGCGGTGTTGAAAAAATAGTTCGTGCCATTGATGTAGAAGATGCGGTTGGCTATGCTGCGAAGATGTCAGATGCTGGTGATATTATTTTACTTTCTCCTGCATGTGCTAGCTGGGATCAGCATGAAAGCTTTGAAATTCGAGGCGACTTATTTATCGAACGTGTAATGAAACTATCTTAA
- the mraY gene encoding phospho-N-acetylmuramoyl-pentapeptide-transferase, translating into MTLSTTLTILVSSFLLTVILAPIGIPILRRLKFGQSIREEGPQSHMKKAGTPTMGGLIFLVAIIVSTIVVAMIFDLFTTQTVVLLLVLVGFGVIGFLDDGLKVIFKRNLGLTSLQKLIGQIVIAVAAFLLLRLGSFDTAVGIPYTDISIDLGMFYVAFLIFWLVGFSNAVNLTDGLDGLVSGTASIAFAAFGVIALFNEQADIALFAFAVTGALLGFLIFNANPAKVFMGDTGSLALGGALAMISVLVKQELLLLLVGLVFVIETLSVILQVGSFKLRKKRIFKMSPIHHHFELSGWSEWKVVIVFWSTSCIVALIAVLAEALL; encoded by the coding sequence ATGACACTATCAACAACATTGACCATACTCGTTTCTTCGTTTTTATTAACGGTCATTTTAGCACCAATCGGTATTCCGATTTTGCGCCGTTTGAAGTTTGGCCAAAGCATTCGTGAGGAAGGCCCTCAATCACATATGAAAAAAGCAGGCACACCAACAATGGGCGGCTTAATTTTCTTAGTAGCTATCATTGTTTCGACAATCGTTGTGGCGATGATATTTGATTTATTTACAACACAAACCGTTGTACTATTACTTGTTTTAGTTGGATTTGGTGTTATTGGCTTTTTAGATGATGGTTTAAAAGTTATTTTTAAACGTAATTTAGGTTTGACTTCATTACAAAAGCTGATCGGACAAATCGTAATTGCGGTGGCAGCATTCCTGTTATTACGTTTAGGTTCATTTGATACAGCAGTGGGCATTCCCTATACAGATATTTCGATTGACTTAGGAATGTTTTATGTAGCCTTTTTAATTTTTTGGCTTGTTGGGTTCTCAAATGCGGTGAATTTAACAGATGGATTAGATGGGCTTGTTTCAGGTACAGCTTCGATTGCGTTTGCCGCATTTGGTGTCATCGCGCTATTCAATGAGCAAGCAGATATCGCGTTATTCGCATTTGCTGTTACGGGAGCATTATTAGGTTTCTTAATTTTCAATGCAAACCCTGCGAAAGTATTCATGGGTGATACGGGTTCGTTAGCTCTTGGTGGGGCTCTAGCAATGATCTCAGTCCTTGTGAAGCAAGAGTTATTATTACTGTTAGTCGGTTTAGTGTTCGTCATTGAAACGTTATCGGTTATTTTACAAGTAGGCAGCTTCAAGTTGCGTAAGAAGCGTATTTTCAAAATGAGTCCTATTCATCACCATTTCGAATTATCTGGATGGTCTGAATGGAAGGTTGTCATTGTATTTTGGTCAACAAGTTGTATCGTAGCACTTATTGCAGTATTAGCGGAGGCGTTATTATGA
- a CDS encoding small basic family protein yields MWLPLLGLIFGVVLGVLTNIQIPSVYESYLSIAVLASLDTMVGGIRAQLQQVYDDKVFISGFFFNILLAAGLAFLGVHIGVDLYLAAIFAFGVRLFQNIAVIRRILLTKFENRRLKKGENS; encoded by the coding sequence ATGTGGTTACCACTTTTAGGATTGATTTTTGGCGTGGTATTAGGCGTTTTAACAAACATTCAAATTCCATCTGTCTACGAAAGCTATTTGTCAATTGCTGTATTAGCATCGCTTGATACGATGGTTGGAGGAATTCGCGCTCAATTACAACAAGTTTATGATGATAAAGTATTTATTTCGGGTTTTTTCTTTAATATACTTTTAGCTGCAGGGCTCGCCTTTTTAGGTGTTCATATTGGAGTAGACTTATATTTAGCGGCAATTTTTGCCTTCGGAGTACGTCTTTTCCAAAATATCGCAGTCATTCGACGTATACTATTAACAAAATTTGAAAATAGACGATTAAAAAAAGGTGAAAACTCATAA
- the ftsW gene encoding putative lipid II flippase FtsW has protein sequence MATLSQHLKVYFFVSAFLLSIIGILFIYSAGTYWGEVRYFGQTPFYIKQALYFGVALVCCLTVMKISALQSAKLWAVFYIISLLLLVAVLIPGIGIVRNGSQSWIGVGALTVQPAELAKVTTLIYLSAVLSKRKSYERVVQLRHFVIIFLPVALIMLQPDFGAVFILVVVAFLLLFIAKYPIRLYVALLGIGMTGLALLIAAAPYRLKRIEAFINPWADPLGSGFQAVQSLFAIGPAGLFGHGLLKSRQKYLYLPEPQNDFIFAIILEEIGLVGGFGLLLIFACFLITGYQLALRCNEAFHFYAICGLTTIIAVQACLNIGVVINLLPVTGVTLPFISYGGTSLVVVWLTVALILNFSSEERRKNDGKSD, from the coding sequence ATAGCGACACTGTCACAGCACTTAAAGGTTTATTTTTTCGTCAGTGCTTTTTTGTTATCGATTATTGGGATTCTGTTTATTTATTCTGCCGGTACGTATTGGGGCGAAGTGCGCTATTTTGGACAAACACCATTTTATATTAAGCAGGCGCTCTATTTTGGGGTAGCGCTCGTTTGTTGTCTAACGGTGATGAAAATTTCGGCATTACAAAGTGCGAAATTGTGGGCTGTTTTTTATATCATTTCCCTGTTGCTATTAGTGGCTGTACTAATACCGGGAATTGGAATCGTACGAAACGGCTCACAAAGCTGGATTGGTGTAGGTGCATTAACCGTTCAGCCTGCTGAGCTTGCTAAAGTGACCACGCTTATTTATTTAAGCGCGGTCCTATCAAAGCGCAAATCATATGAACGTGTCGTACAATTACGACATTTTGTAATTATCTTTTTGCCGGTAGCACTGATTATGCTACAGCCAGATTTCGGGGCCGTGTTTATATTAGTAGTTGTGGCATTTTTATTGTTATTTATTGCGAAGTATCCGATTCGGCTATATGTCGCCTTGCTAGGGATAGGAATGACTGGGCTGGCATTATTAATTGCGGCGGCACCGTATCGTTTAAAACGGATTGAAGCCTTCATTAATCCTTGGGCCGATCCATTAGGAAGTGGATTTCAAGCGGTACAATCCCTTTTTGCAATCGGACCTGCGGGGTTATTTGGACATGGCTTATTAAAAAGTAGACAAAAGTATTTATATTTACCTGAACCACAAAATGATTTTATTTTTGCCATTATATTGGAGGAAATAGGGCTTGTTGGCGGATTCGGATTGCTGCTTATTTTTGCGTGCTTTTTAATAACAGGCTATCAATTAGCGCTCCGCTGTAATGAGGCGTTTCATTTTTATGCGATATGTGGATTAACAACAATTATTGCCGTGCAGGCTTGTCTAAATATAGGCGTAGTGATTAATTTATTACCTGTAACAGGGGTAACATTACCATTTATTAGCTACGGAGGAACATCGTTAGTCGTTGTATGGCTAACAGTAGCGCTCATATTAAATTTTTCGAGTGAGGAAAGGAGGAAAAATGATGGAAAAAGTGATTGA
- a CDS encoding cell division protein FtsQ/DivIB — MEKVIDITERVPAMKKRRKRRTNFKFIALITIFLLIIVVLLYFQLPYSNIKKIDIKGAALREDAFYLQQSTLQVDDSLWGFKTSEVEQSIAENEWIKSVDVKRKFLNDVEITIEEWQKVAYISKDGEFYPMLENGVIFSEANEIIPIDAPIFLEFEDEALRKKLLKQLAELKPEVLSQISQINANPSETDPYAITLFMNDGYEVRADANTLGEKLNYYPSIIAQIEQQEVFEKGVIDIEVGTYYRPFSDVYTLNSDVEAESEEGGQEEKQNDEQQEQQTGEE; from the coding sequence ATGGAAAAAGTGATTGATATTACAGAGCGTGTTCCCGCAATGAAAAAACGCAGAAAACGAAGAACGAACTTCAAATTTATTGCTTTAATCACCATTTTCCTCCTAATCATAGTCGTACTACTTTATTTTCAATTACCTTATAGCAATATAAAAAAAATTGACATTAAAGGTGCAGCGCTTCGAGAGGACGCATTTTATTTGCAACAATCGACGCTGCAAGTCGATGATTCGTTATGGGGATTCAAAACGTCAGAAGTGGAACAATCTATTGCTGAAAATGAATGGATTAAATCGGTTGATGTAAAACGGAAATTTTTAAATGATGTAGAAATTACAATCGAAGAATGGCAAAAGGTGGCGTATATTTCAAAGGATGGTGAGTTTTACCCAATGCTTGAGAATGGTGTGATATTTAGTGAGGCGAATGAAATCATACCAATTGATGCACCAATCTTTTTAGAATTTGAAGACGAGGCACTTCGTAAAAAGCTATTAAAGCAACTTGCAGAGTTAAAGCCAGAAGTGCTGTCGCAAATTTCTCAAATTAATGCTAATCCATCGGAGACCGACCCATATGCCATTACGTTATTTATGAATGATGGCTATGAAGTACGGGCGGATGCGAATACATTGGGGGAAAAGCTCAATTATTATCCTTCCATCATCGCACAAATTGAGCAGCAGGAAGTGTTTGAAAAGGGCGTCATCGATATTGAAGTCGGTACCTATTACCGTCCTTTTTCTGATGTATATACACTAAACAGTGATGTAGAAGCGGAGTCTGAGGAAGGGGGGCAAGAAGAAAAGCAAAATGATGAACAACAAGAGCAGCAAACAGGAGAAGAATAA
- a CDS encoding DUF881 domain-containing protein translates to MNNKSSKQEKNKSSLFSRKYRILFIVCVITGFIIGFSYNLSKDKRTLNTASSQFEQENQYMEDLISQKERNKELVNELAELEEKIRTYEKKYSSDEAQYEQNIQDAEQLRLLLGLSAGVGKGIKITLQDSDYNPQSTNPNEYIVHESHIFKVLNELKIAGAEALSINGQRLKANSYISCNGPVITIDGQQYPAPFIIEAIGNQDALISSLELTGGVFDQLLNEQVVVTIERKDFVEMASINEE, encoded by the coding sequence ATGAACAACAAGAGCAGCAAACAGGAGAAGAATAAATCATCGTTGTTTTCGAGAAAGTATAGGATATTATTTATCGTATGTGTCATTACCGGATTTATTATCGGTTTTTCTTATAATTTATCGAAGGACAAGCGAACTTTGAACACTGCCTCCTCGCAATTCGAACAGGAAAACCAGTATATGGAAGACTTAATAAGCCAAAAAGAGCGCAATAAAGAGCTTGTCAATGAGCTTGCTGAACTGGAAGAAAAAATTCGTACGTATGAGAAAAAGTATTCTTCTGATGAGGCACAATATGAGCAAAATATACAGGATGCCGAGCAGCTTCGATTATTGCTAGGCTTATCAGCGGGTGTAGGTAAAGGGATTAAAATTACGCTACAAGATAGTGATTATAACCCACAATCCACGAATCCAAATGAGTATATTGTCCATGAAAGTCACATATTTAAAGTATTGAATGAGTTAAAAATTGCTGGTGCAGAGGCACTTTCCATTAATGGTCAACGCTTAAAAGCAAATTCTTATATTAGCTGTAATGGCCCTGTAATCACGATTGACGGCCAGCAATATCCAGCGCCCTTTATTATAGAAGCAATCGGTAATCAGGATGCACTCATTTCTTCCCTGGAATTAACGGGTGGTGTGTTTGATCAACTATTAAACGAACAAGTTGTCGTAACGATTGAACGCAAAGACTTTGTTGAAATGGCGTCAATCAATGAAGAATAA
- the ftsZ gene encoding cell division protein FtsZ, whose translation MLEFETGMDQLAVIKVIGVGGGGNNAVNRMIEHGVQGVDFIAVNTDAQALNLSKAEYKLQIGGKLTRGLGAGANPEVGKKAAEESREQLEEVLRGADMVFVTAGMGGGTGTGAAPVIASIARELGALTVGVVTRPFTFEGRKRQTQAIGGITSMKEAVDTLIVIPNDKLLQIVDKSTPMLEAFREADNVLRQGVQGISDLIATPGLINLDFADVKTIMSDKGSALMGIGIASGENRAVEAAKKAISSPLLETSIDGAKGVIMNITGGTNLSLYEVQEAADIVQLASDEEVNMIFGSVINDNLNDEIIVTVIATGFSDDFIAPKPQPIRPSLGARQQAATQQAPQQHPSTRTQEPVQQEAPRQQQQTNYQQEDALDIPTFLRNRRNR comes from the coding sequence ATGTTAGAATTTGAAACGGGGATGGACCAGCTAGCCGTAATTAAAGTAATCGGCGTTGGTGGTGGTGGTAATAACGCTGTAAACCGTATGATTGAACATGGTGTACAAGGCGTTGACTTTATCGCTGTAAATACAGATGCACAAGCTTTGAACTTATCAAAAGCTGAATATAAATTACAAATTGGTGGCAAATTAACGCGCGGTCTTGGTGCTGGTGCAAATCCTGAAGTGGGTAAAAAAGCAGCAGAAGAAAGCCGTGAGCAATTGGAAGAAGTATTACGGGGTGCCGATATGGTATTCGTTACTGCTGGTATGGGTGGCGGTACAGGAACGGGTGCAGCGCCTGTAATCGCTTCTATTGCGCGTGAATTAGGCGCATTAACTGTAGGGGTAGTAACACGCCCATTTACATTTGAAGGCCGTAAACGTCAAACACAAGCGATTGGCGGCATTACTTCTATGAAAGAAGCTGTCGATACGCTTATTGTTATTCCAAATGATAAGTTATTACAAATCGTGGATAAATCAACGCCAATGTTAGAAGCATTCCGTGAAGCAGACAATGTATTGCGTCAAGGGGTACAAGGGATTTCGGATTTAATCGCAACGCCGGGTTTAATCAACCTTGACTTTGCCGATGTGAAAACAATTATGTCTGATAAAGGTTCCGCATTAATGGGAATCGGTATTGCTTCAGGTGAAAACCGTGCAGTAGAAGCAGCGAAAAAAGCCATTTCATCACCACTTTTAGAAACATCCATTGATGGGGCTAAAGGGGTCATTATGAATATTACTGGTGGCACGAACTTAAGTCTTTACGAAGTTCAAGAGGCTGCGGACATTGTTCAATTAGCTTCTGATGAAGAAGTGAATATGATCTTCGGTTCGGTAATTAATGATAACTTAAATGACGAAATAATTGTAACAGTTATCGCAACAGGCTTCTCTGATGATTTCATTGCGCCTAAACCGCAGCCAATTCGTCCGTCGTTAGGTGCGCGTCAGCAAGCAGCGACACAACAGGCACCTCAACAGCATCCATCTACTCGTACGCAAGAGCCAGTACAACAAGAGGCTCCACGTCAGCAACAACAAACGAACTACCAGCAAGAAGATGCTTTAGATATTCCGACATTTTTACGCAATCGTCGTAATCGATAA
- a CDS encoding penicillin-binding transpeptidase domain-containing protein — translation MKWVQKSSKHRLTWIAIAFVLYGVAIFVKLVYVQVVQYEELSALAKENWDREIPFNSERGEIVDRNGEVIVTNALAPTLYFMPAQNENKEQVADAISEVLNKDRTQILKKLQQRINLVKLQPEAKNITYDQAITLQQMEIPGLYSGIDYVRAYPNGNLLSRFLGFTGVDNQGLAGIEYEYDKILTSSSAAVRLYTDAKGTPLEHVDDEWKDGKDGATLQLTMDLEVQKIVERELAQAMLQYDADQALAIAMNPNSGEILALASFPTYDPTNFTEVDSSIYNRNLPVFMSYEPGSTFKIITLSAAIEEDVVDMEHEDFYDPGYTMVEGARLRCWNRSGHKHQSFYEVVQNSCNPGFVELGQRLGPDRLLDYIHRFGFGKKTGSNIAGESSGILFSKESFGPVEHATTSFGQGISVTPIQQMQAVAAVINGGTLYQPYAVSQIVDSETNEVIMEQQPVAKAQVISEKTSEQVRHALELVVANGSGRHAYRDGLRIAGKTGTAQKVENGRYKEGDYIVSFIGFAPANDPEILVYVAIDNPKSALQFGSVIAAPIVGQIIEDAAPILQIEKQTDQIERRYVWGDELTERTPNFVGLTKDEVFEQLYPYKIAWHGEGKKVIQQIPIENSRILQNDTVHLYLGD, via the coding sequence ATGAAATGGGTACAAAAAAGCTCTAAACATCGATTAACATGGATCGCCATCGCATTTGTTTTATACGGCGTGGCGATTTTTGTTAAATTGGTGTATGTTCAGGTCGTTCAATATGAGGAATTGTCAGCATTAGCAAAGGAAAACTGGGACCGAGAAATTCCGTTTAATTCAGAACGGGGTGAAATCGTTGACCGAAATGGCGAAGTAATTGTTACGAATGCCTTAGCACCAACCTTATATTTTATGCCTGCGCAAAATGAAAACAAGGAACAGGTTGCAGATGCCATTAGCGAAGTATTGAACAAGGATCGAACACAAATTTTAAAAAAACTGCAACAAAGGATTAATCTCGTCAAACTCCAACCTGAAGCAAAAAATATTACCTATGACCAGGCGATTACACTGCAACAAATGGAAATACCGGGGCTTTATAGTGGGATTGATTATGTAAGAGCATATCCGAATGGAAATTTATTGTCGCGGTTTTTAGGGTTTACGGGTGTCGACAATCAAGGCTTAGCAGGAATTGAATATGAATACGATAAAATCTTAACAAGCTCAAGCGCGGCTGTTCGTTTGTATACAGATGCAAAGGGAACACCACTAGAGCATGTGGATGATGAATGGAAAGATGGAAAAGATGGGGCCACCTTGCAATTAACGATGGATCTGGAAGTGCAAAAGATTGTGGAACGGGAATTAGCGCAGGCAATGCTACAATATGATGCCGATCAAGCGCTAGCTATTGCGATGAATCCGAACAGTGGCGAAATTTTAGCACTAGCCTCGTTTCCAACGTATGATCCGACAAACTTTACGGAGGTCGATTCAAGCATTTATAACCGCAACTTACCAGTATTTATGTCGTATGAACCGGGCTCTACCTTTAAGATCATTACATTAAGCGCAGCGATTGAAGAAGATGTTGTCGATATGGAACATGAAGATTTTTATGATCCGGGCTATACGATGGTCGAAGGGGCAAGGCTGCGCTGCTGGAATCGTTCTGGACATAAGCATCAAAGCTTCTATGAAGTGGTGCAAAATTCATGTAACCCAGGCTTTGTTGAGCTCGGTCAACGTCTTGGTCCAGACAGGCTACTCGATTATATTCACCGTTTCGGCTTTGGGAAAAAAACAGGCTCGAATATAGCGGGAGAATCTTCCGGGATTTTGTTTTCAAAAGAAAGCTTTGGACCTGTTGAGCATGCTACAACGTCCTTTGGGCAAGGAATATCCGTTACGCCGATTCAACAAATGCAAGCGGTAGCCGCAGTCATTAATGGTGGTACATTATACCAGCCCTATGCGGTATCCCAAATTGTCGATAGCGAAACGAATGAAGTCATTATGGAGCAACAGCCTGTAGCAAAGGCACAAGTCATTAGTGAGAAAACATCTGAGCAAGTGCGTCATGCTTTAGAATTGGTTGTAGCGAATGGTTCTGGGCGACATGCTTACCGTGATGGGCTACGGATTGCAGGGAAAACAGGGACAGCACAAAAGGTGGAAAACGGACGGTATAAAGAAGGCGATTACATCGTGTCCTTTATCGGCTTTGCACCAGCAAATGATCCAGAAATTCTTGTCTATGTTGCAATCGACAATCCAAAAAGCGCCTTGCAGTTTGGTAGTGTAATTGCTGCACCAATTGTAGGTCAAATTATAGAGGATGCGGCACCGATTCTACAAATCGAAAAGCAAACAGATCAAATCGAGCGACGATATGTTTGGGGAGATGAACTAACAGAGCGAACGCCAAATTTTGTTGGACTTACTAAAGATGAAGTCTTTGAGCAATTATATCCATATAAAATTGCATGGCATGGTGAGGGGAAGAAAGTCATTCAGCAAATCCCTATCGAAAATAGTCGAATTTTGCAGAATGACACAGTTCATTTATATTTAGGTGATTAA
- the ftsA gene encoding cell division protein FtsA has translation MNHQEIYVSLDIGSSSIKVLIGEMSDDQLHVIGVGHVKSTGVRKGAIVDIDATVQSIKKAVDQAERMTGIKIDDVILGVPANQTFLQSVKGVVAVNSENREITDDDLARVIDSAQVMSIPPERELVNLIPKQFIVDNLDEIKDPRGMIGIRLEMDATMITTSKTLVHNVLRCVERAGLQIREIYLQPLAAGTFALTEDEKNQGTAYIDLGGGSTTIAVFQDGLLTNTAVIPVGGDHITKDLSIVLKTPTEQAEKIKKQYGHAFYDDASDEQLFEVPVVGTDSTDQYSQRYIAEIIGVRLEELFELVLDELARMGIQDLPGGIVISGGVAQLEGMAQLARQMMLTRVRIYTPDYIGVREPAFTTSVGLIRHAYADDEFYGHSEPVNAIPYPTQPAPSKKQAANVSERVDSANANKVSVIDRAKNILNKFFD, from the coding sequence TTGAATCATCAAGAAATATATGTTTCGCTCGATATTGGCTCGTCTTCTATTAAAGTATTAATCGGGGAAATGAGCGATGATCAATTGCACGTAATTGGGGTAGGGCATGTCAAATCAACAGGAGTTCGTAAAGGAGCCATTGTTGATATTGATGCAACCGTACAATCAATTAAAAAAGCAGTAGACCAGGCTGAGCGTATGACTGGTATTAAAATAGACGACGTCATTCTCGGCGTACCTGCAAACCAAACATTTTTACAATCTGTAAAAGGTGTGGTAGCCGTTAATAGTGAAAACCGTGAAATCACAGATGATGATTTGGCACGTGTAATTGACTCTGCGCAAGTAATGTCTATTCCACCTGAACGAGAGCTAGTAAACTTAATCCCTAAACAATTTATCGTAGACAATTTAGACGAGATTAAAGATCCACGTGGCATGATTGGTATTCGCTTAGAAATGGATGCGACAATGATTACCACATCGAAGACGCTCGTACATAATGTGCTGCGATGTGTAGAACGTGCAGGCCTACAAATTCGTGAAATTTATTTGCAACCGTTAGCAGCAGGTACATTTGCATTAACGGAAGACGAAAAAAATCAAGGGACTGCTTACATCGATTTAGGTGGTGGTTCTACGACAATTGCGGTATTCCAAGATGGTTTATTGACGAATACAGCCGTTATTCCAGTTGGTGGGGATCACATTACGAAAGATTTATCCATTGTTTTAAAAACACCAACAGAGCAAGCTGAGAAAATTAAAAAGCAATATGGACATGCCTTTTATGATGACGCTTCTGATGAACAATTATTTGAAGTTCCAGTTGTTGGGACGGATTCAACTGATCAATATAGTCAACGCTATATTGCTGAAATCATTGGTGTCCGTTTAGAAGAATTGTTTGAGCTTGTTTTAGACGAACTTGCTCGCATGGGCATCCAAGATTTACCCGGTGGTATTGTAATTTCGGGTGGGGTAGCACAGCTAGAAGGCATGGCTCAGCTCGCACGTCAAATGATGTTAACGCGCGTACGTATTTATACGCCGGATTATATCGGTGTTCGTGAACCAGCATTTACAACTTCGGTTGGTTTAATTCGTCATGCGTATGCCGATGACGAATTTTATGGCCATAGCGAGCCAGTAAATGCGATACCTTATCCTACTCAACCAGCTCCTTCTAAAAAGCAAGCTGCGAATGTATCGGAGAGAGTAGATAGCGCTAATGCTAATAAAGTAAGTGTTATTGATCGCGCAAAAAACATATTAAATAAATTTTTCGATTAA
- a CDS encoding DUF881 domain-containing protein, translating into MTKKMYRNITIISFIIGFMLAVQYNTVQNPTERNTVDIWEIRQQLSEEKQRHSELLTTIEEVTETVNKYEDAEFDNPELLLQQTVDNLKAHAGILPIKGPGVTLSIEPAEELLQFGYEIKPISPELLIRLINDLYRYNAQAIEIDGKRLMFNSAIRDINGKTMVNSEPIDDLNVEMNIITQSYDQAQKLKNHLLASSFPDEFYIDNLVLTVHEPSENIRINSTVVVQKSNYLSEK; encoded by the coding sequence ATGACGAAAAAAATGTACCGTAATATTACGATAATCTCGTTCATCATTGGATTCATGCTAGCAGTGCAATACAATACTGTTCAAAACCCAACCGAACGAAATACAGTAGATATATGGGAAATTCGACAGCAGCTTTCAGAGGAAAAACAGCGACATTCAGAATTGCTTACGACGATTGAGGAAGTGACGGAAACCGTTAATAAATATGAGGATGCTGAGTTTGATAATCCAGAGTTACTTTTACAACAAACGGTGGATAATTTAAAGGCACATGCAGGGATTTTACCAATAAAGGGTCCTGGTGTGACGCTATCAATTGAACCAGCTGAAGAATTACTACAATTTGGATACGAAATAAAGCCTATTTCACCAGAATTGTTAATTCGACTAATCAACGATTTATATCGCTACAATGCGCAGGCAATTGAAATTGATGGCAAACGATTAATGTTTAATAGTGCAATTCGTGATATTAATGGGAAAACAATGGTGAATAGTGAGCCAATCGATGATCTGAATGTTGAAATGAACATTATTACGCAATCTTATGATCAAGCTCAAAAATTAAAAAACCATTTATTAGCCTCATCCTTCCCAGACGAATTTTATATCGATAATCTTGTATTAACTGTTCATGAGCCTTCTGAAAATATACGTATTAATTCAACAGTTGTTGTACAAAAGAGCAACTATTTATCAGAGAAGTAA